One Lachnospiraceae bacterium C1.1 genomic region harbors:
- a CDS encoding amino acid ABC transporter substrate-binding protein, with the protein MKKKSIPAFVLSALTVLCLTACGTAASTSTQTSEAAQASSAESSAASVESSTAADSSKATFTVGFDQDFPPMGFVGEDGNFTGFDLDLAAEAASRMGLEIVYQPIAWDSKDAELDAGTIDCIWNGFTMNGREDNYEWSDPYLDNAQVFVVAEDSGINSTADLAGKIVEVQADSSAEAALDDEANAELKASLGSIQTTPDYNTALMDLDMGAVDAIAMDNTVADYKISTGNLALKTLDEPFASEKYAVGFKKGNTELRDKVNEALKEMAADGTMAEISEKWFGKDITTLK; encoded by the coding sequence ATGAAAAAGAAATCTATTCCGGCATTTGTTCTCTCCGCTTTAACAGTTCTCTGTCTTACAGCGTGTGGTACAGCAGCATCAACATCTACACAGACTTCTGAGGCTGCACAGGCCTCTTCGGCAGAATCTTCCGCTGCATCCGTTGAAAGTTCAACTGCCGCAGACAGTTCCAAAGCAACTTTTACAGTTGGTTTTGACCAGGATTTCCCTCCAATGGGATTTGTTGGAGAAGACGGTAATTTTACAGGTTTCGATCTTGATCTTGCCGCAGAAGCTGCATCACGCATGGGACTTGAGATTGTATATCAGCCTATTGCATGGGATTCCAAAGATGCAGAGCTTGATGCCGGAACGATCGACTGTATATGGAATGGTTTTACGATGAATGGTCGTGAAGACAATTATGAATGGTCAGATCCTTATCTTGATAATGCACAGGTTTTTGTTGTAGCTGAGGATTCCGGTATTAATTCCACTGCAGATCTTGCAGGAAAAATAGTTGAAGTCCAGGCTGATTCATCTGCAGAGGCAGCACTCGATGACGAGGCAAATGCAGAGCTTAAGGCTTCTCTTGGTTCTATACAGACAACACCTGACTACAATACCGCTCTTATGGATCTTGATATGGGTGCCGTTGATGCTATCGCCATGGATAATACAGTAGCAGATTACAAGATCAGTACAGGAAATCTTGCCTTAAAGACACTTGACGAACCTTTTGCTTCTGAAAAATATGCCGTTGGATTTAAGAAAGGCAATACAGAACTTCGTGATAAGGTAAATGAAGCACTTAAGGAAATGGCTGCTGACGGAACAATGGCTGAAATCTCTGAAAAGTGGTTTGGCAAAGATATTACAACACTTAAATAA
- a CDS encoding amino acid ABC transporter permease: MNFTTILSSLTSGMGVSIYIFIITLVFSLPLGLLVAFARMSKNPVLSVFSKVYISIMRGTPLMLQLMVVYFGPYYIFGIKVSNGYRLWAALIGFIINYAAYFAEIYRSGIQSMPIGQYEAAQLLGYSKFQTFRVIILPQVIKRILPSIANEVITLVKDTSLAFTISVAEMFSTAKALASSTTSMMPFVAAALFYYIFNFLVAALMDYTEKKMDYYK, translated from the coding sequence ATGAATTTTACAACAATTTTAAGCTCGCTCACGTCCGGAATGGGCGTGAGCATCTATATTTTTATAATAACTCTGGTTTTTTCTCTTCCTTTGGGACTGCTGGTTGCATTTGCCCGAATGAGTAAAAATCCCGTTCTTTCTGTATTTAGCAAGGTCTATATTTCAATAATGCGTGGTACGCCACTCATGCTCCAGCTCATGGTAGTTTATTTTGGTCCGTATTATATTTTCGGCATCAAAGTTTCCAATGGCTATCGTCTCTGGGCTGCACTCATAGGCTTTATAATCAATTATGCAGCGTATTTTGCAGAAATTTACAGAAGCGGGATCCAGTCCATGCCTATAGGACAATATGAAGCAGCCCAGCTTTTAGGCTACTCCAAATTTCAGACTTTCCGTGTTATCATTCTGCCACAGGTCATAAAACGCATATTACCTTCAATTGCAAATGAGGTAATAACTCTGGTAAAAGATACGTCACTTGCCTTTACCATAAGTGTTGCTGAAATGTTTTCAACAGCGAAGGCACTCGCCAGTTCCACAACCTCAATGATGCCATTTGTTGCTGCTGCCCTTTTCTACTATATTTTCAACTTCCTTGTAGCTGCACTTATGGATTATACAGAAAAAAAGATGGATTATTATAAATAA
- a CDS encoding amino acid ABC transporter ATP-binding protein has product MSLLEMKNISKKYPDGKRTVLKDVSLKVDKGEILSIIGRSGSGKSTLLRCATNLIPISGGSISYNSVMMAETVNGQVRYADKENLKKISSTFGLVFQNFNLFPHMSVIQNIMDAPIRVQKRPKDEVREEALKLLSKMGLETRADYYPYKLSGGQQQRVAIARALALNPQILFFDEPTSALDPELTGEVLKVIKSLADLHIAMVIVTHEMAFAHDISDRVIFIEDGIIAQEGTPDEIFSSDNERTKAFLGRYNQII; this is encoded by the coding sequence ATGTCTTTACTGGAAATGAAAAATATTAGCAAAAAATACCCTGACGGAAAACGTACAGTACTCAAAGACGTTTCTCTTAAAGTTGATAAAGGTGAAATCCTTTCGATCATCGGTCGTTCAGGATCCGGAAAATCAACTTTATTGAGATGTGCTACAAACCTGATACCAATAAGCGGAGGAAGTATTTCCTACAACTCCGTAATGATGGCTGAAACCGTCAATGGTCAAGTAAGATATGCAGATAAAGAAAACCTGAAAAAAATATCTTCAACATTCGGTCTTGTATTCCAAAATTTCAACCTTTTTCCTCACATGTCCGTAATACAAAATATTATGGACGCTCCGATACGAGTTCAAAAAAGACCAAAGGATGAAGTCAGGGAAGAGGCATTGAAGCTTCTTTCTAAAATGGGACTGGAAACCCGGGCCGATTATTATCCTTATAAGCTTTCAGGCGGCCAGCAGCAAAGAGTTGCAATTGCAAGAGCACTGGCTCTGAATCCACAGATACTTTTTTTCGATGAACCAACCTCTGCACTCGATCCCGAGCTGACCGGTGAAGTTCTTAAGGTCATCAAATCACTTGCTGATCTGCATATAGCAATGGTTATCGTTACCCACGAAATGGCCTTTGCTCATGATATCAGCGACAGAGTGATCTTTATAGAGGATGGCATTATTGCCCAGGAGGGAACTCCTGATGAAATATTCTCATCCGATAACGAACGAACAAAAGCCTTCCTCGGACGATATAATCAAATAATATAA
- a CDS encoding acylphosphatase, with the protein MGDINRIRKHFIFEGRVQGVGFRWTAKYAAESLGLTGWVANMYDGSVEMELQGEESSLDRMLIELQKGRFIRITNIEENEIPLEEHESGFSVKGY; encoded by the coding sequence ATGGGTGATATAAACAGAATCAGAAAACACTTTATTTTCGAGGGAAGAGTACAGGGAGTAGGTTTCAGATGGACTGCAAAATATGCTGCAGAGAGTCTTGGATTAACAGGCTGGGTTGCAAATATGTATGATGGATCGGTAGAAATGGAACTGCAGGGAGAAGAAAGTTCTTTGGATCGCATGTTGATTGAATTACAAAAAGGAAGATTTATCAGGATCACAAATATTGAAGAGAACGAAATTCCGCTTGAAGAGCATGAATCGGGATTTTCAGTAAAGGGTTATTAA
- a CDS encoding YraN family protein yields MERRQILEQRNTKVSGRNGELKAAEFLERQGCSILEKNFSVRSGEIDIIYLDEDTICFGEVKYRKTDKNGSGEEAVNYKKQRQISRTSDYYRMENDLSEELSYRFDVIAITDSEIKWLKNAFYYIPRRN; encoded by the coding sequence ATGGAGCGAAGGCAAATATTGGAACAAAGGAACACAAAGGTATCAGGAAGAAACGGTGAGCTTAAGGCTGCAGAGTTTCTTGAACGGCAGGGCTGTTCAATTTTGGAAAAAAATTTTTCTGTAAGAAGCGGAGAAATAGATATTATTTATTTAGACGAGGATACTATCTGTTTTGGAGAAGTTAAGTACAGAAAAACTGATAAAAACGGCAGCGGAGAAGAGGCTGTAAATTATAAAAAGCAAAGGCAGATCAGCAGAACTTCTGACTATTATCGAATGGAGAACGACTTGAGTGAAGAGCTCTCGTATCGTTTTGATGTTATTGCGATAACTGACTCGGAGATCAAATGGCTGAAAAATGCTTTTTATTATATTCCAAGGAGAAATTAA
- a CDS encoding EscU/YscU/HrcU family type III secretion system export apparatus switch protein — translation MAQQNKPGEKNRAKVKTAVAIAYDPKDAAPTVVASGKGAVAEKIIEKAKESDVPVHRDDKLAETLSNLDIGDMIPPELYEVVAEVLVFVDRMDRLKAKMDGAKANIGTKEHKGIRKKR, via the coding sequence ATGGCTCAGCAGAATAAGCCCGGAGAAAAAAACAGGGCAAAAGTCAAAACGGCTGTTGCAATAGCTTATGATCCAAAGGATGCGGCGCCTACAGTGGTGGCATCCGGAAAGGGAGCTGTTGCGGAGAAAATTATTGAAAAGGCTAAAGAGTCAGATGTGCCGGTACACAGGGATGATAAACTGGCAGAGACTCTCTCTAATCTGGATATCGGAGATATGATACCTCCGGAACTATATGAGGTAGTTGCAGAGGTTCTGGTCTTTGTAGACAGAATGGATCGCCTGAAGGCAAAAATGGATGGAGCGAAGGCAAATATTGGAACAAAGGAACACAAAGGTATCAGGAAGAAACGGTGA
- a CDS encoding flagellar hook-length control protein FliK, with amino-acid sequence MNITVNTSSGIYQAGNQNGNQISSERQVISQNLSSPTALVSSGSLSLLKSGDIFTGQISGMNEDGSVAILLANNKTLNARLSSNLTMHQGQIMSFQVKGSSSSTLTLTPLYENLDTNSAAAKALMAADLPVTVGNVDMVNAMMERGLPIDSNALTGMASAASAYPSANPASIVQMTQLGIPLTEENVQQFEAYKEGQYKIADGVDNLAKGFAQLGSESVSMNKAILDIFSEQPTAKMMQAVNEAMNGDSTKLLALIESESKDQTANIQGNNNEIIQTDSQLNSDPTNVSAEKNGEQPLESEIAASGNSKGAEAGTETQSDGKNIEGQLNTEASVEKNPVIKPDANLSLPGHVTNNLTQLLGTDGLKNMAELMNKAGYPPEITEKVSSGEISSEQLLKLIHTSMEGENASNFRNENSFNALKEMIGSEPYQLLLHNEIVKQYLLEPEAVADKEKVKAYYQKISAQAEEAIELLKVTGRGETTLAQGMQNLKDNIDFMNGMNMAMTYIQLPLKMNNAASHGDLYVYTNKKNLAKKDGNFSALLHLDMENLGTMDVHITMKNYDHVTTHFLLQKEEMLDFIEEHLSELDNALSKRGYVMHTDVSLNKEAKDVPEIMFNRGSNEKLIQKTAFDVRA; translated from the coding sequence ATGAATATTACAGTTAATACTAGTAGCGGTATTTATCAGGCAGGAAATCAGAATGGAAATCAGATCAGCAGTGAAAGACAGGTTATAAGTCAGAATTTATCGTCGCCTACAGCTCTTGTGAGCTCGGGCAGCCTGTCACTGCTTAAGTCCGGAGATATTTTTACAGGACAGATAAGCGGAATGAATGAGGATGGCTCTGTAGCCATACTTCTGGCCAATAATAAAACACTTAATGCAAGACTTTCTTCAAATCTTACTATGCACCAAGGGCAGATTATGTCTTTTCAGGTGAAGGGATCTAGCTCTTCAACCCTTACACTTACCCCACTATATGAAAATTTAGATACAAATTCAGCGGCTGCAAAGGCCTTAATGGCTGCAGATCTGCCTGTTACTGTAGGAAATGTTGATATGGTTAATGCCATGATGGAAAGGGGACTTCCGATAGATTCAAATGCGCTTACCGGGATGGCTTCAGCAGCATCAGCATATCCTTCAGCTAATCCTGCATCTATTGTGCAGATGACACAGCTTGGCATTCCATTGACAGAAGAAAATGTCCAGCAATTTGAAGCTTACAAAGAAGGACAGTATAAGATAGCTGACGGCGTAGATAATCTTGCAAAGGGATTTGCACAATTGGGCAGTGAGTCTGTTTCCATGAATAAAGCTATTTTGGATATTTTCAGTGAACAGCCTACAGCTAAAATGATGCAGGCTGTGAATGAAGCTATGAATGGCGACAGCACGAAGCTGCTGGCGCTGATAGAATCAGAATCAAAAGATCAGACAGCAAATATTCAAGGGAATAATAACGAAATCATTCAGACTGATAGCCAGTTAAATTCTGATCCGACAAATGTATCGGCAGAGAAAAATGGAGAACAACCTCTTGAAAGTGAAATTGCTGCAAGCGGTAACTCAAAGGGAGCAGAAGCAGGAACAGAAACACAGTCTGATGGAAAGAATATTGAAGGTCAGTTAAACACTGAAGCTTCAGTTGAAAAAAATCCTGTGATCAAGCCTGATGCAAACCTTAGTCTTCCGGGACATGTGACCAATAACCTGACGCAGTTATTGGGAACTGATGGCTTAAAAAATATGGCTGAACTGATGAATAAAGCAGGTTATCCACCGGAGATAACAGAAAAAGTTTCTTCGGGTGAAATATCATCGGAACAGCTTCTTAAATTGATACATACCTCAATGGAGGGAGAGAATGCCTCAAATTTCAGAAATGAAAATTCATTTAATGCATTGAAGGAAATGATAGGATCGGAACCGTATCAGCTTTTACTGCATAATGAGATAGTGAAACAGTACCTTTTGGAACCGGAGGCAGTAGCGGACAAAGAGAAGGTTAAAGCCTATTATCAAAAAATTTCTGCGCAGGCAGAGGAGGCGATAGAGCTACTCAAAGTTACAGGCAGAGGAGAAACGACGCTTGCCCAGGGAATGCAGAATTTAAAGGACAATATAGACTTTATGAACGGTATGAATATGGCAATGACCTATATTCAGCTGCCGTTAAAGATGAATAATGCTGCTTCACACGGTGACCTGTATGTCTATACAAATAAAAAAAATCTGGCGAAAAAAGATGGGAATTTTTCAGCTTTACTGCATCTTGATATGGAAAATCTCGGAACTATGGATGTTCATATTACGATGAAGAATTACGATCATGTAACGACACATTTTCTTTTACAGAAAGAAGAAATGCTGGATTTTATAGAAGAACATTTATCCGAGCTGGATAATGCCCTTTCAAAGCGGGGATATGTAATGCATACGGATGTTTCGCTTAATAAAGAGGCTAAGGATGTTCCGGAGATAATGTTCAACAGAGGAAGTAATGAGAAACTTATACAGAAGACTGCATTTGATGTGAGAGCATAG
- a CDS encoding ribonuclease HII codes for MTKKEEREEKRRLKLEAEKERMHLMFSYERECGENLAICGIDEVGRGPLAGPVYAAAVILPKDCDILYINDSKKLSEKKREILSAEIKEKAVAWAIGTADNKRIDEINILQATYEAMREAIKKLEIKPDILLNDAVTIPSVDIKQIPIIKGDTKSASIAAASIVAKVARDALMAEYAKEYPGYGFERNKGYGTAEHIAAIREKGITPIHRMTFIKNILEKR; via the coding sequence ATGACCAAAAAAGAAGAACGTGAAGAAAAGAGAAGATTAAAGCTTGAGGCAGAAAAAGAAAGAATGCATCTCATGTTTTCCTATGAAAGAGAATGCGGTGAGAATCTAGCAATCTGCGGTATTGACGAAGTAGGCAGAGGACCATTGGCGGGACCTGTTTATGCAGCAGCGGTAATATTACCGAAAGACTGTGATATATTATATATAAATGATTCAAAAAAATTATCAGAGAAAAAGAGAGAAATATTGTCGGCTGAAATTAAAGAGAAAGCCGTTGCATGGGCAATTGGTACGGCAGACAATAAGAGGATAGATGAAATTAATATTCTTCAGGCTACTTATGAGGCAATGAGAGAAGCTATAAAGAAACTTGAAATAAAGCCCGATATATTATTAAACGATGCGGTAACAATTCCTTCTGTGGATATAAAGCAGATTCCTATAATAAAAGGAGATACAAAGAGCGCTTCGATAGCTGCTGCAAGTATAGTGGCTAAAGTCGCCAGAGATGCACTTATGGCTGAATATGCAAAAGAATATCCGGGATATGGCTTTGAAAGAAATAAAGGCTACGGAACTGCGGAACATATAGCTGCAATTAGAGAAAAGGGAATCACTCCGATACACAGAATGACTTTCATTAAAAATATATTGGAGAAAAGATGA
- the lepB gene encoding signal peptidase I, with amino-acid sequence MKKVFRFSLYILIVLILTGLVKTFVFQRAIVDGDSMLNTLNNGDNLIVSKLQTFSGKYKRFDIVVFPHDKSNNIFYIKRIVGMPGETVQIKDGMVYIDDIPLIEHFGKESINDGGIASNPIILGTDEYFVLGDNRNESMDSRSTDVGSIKKKEIMGKVVLRIWPLNSFGTLR; translated from the coding sequence TTGAAAAAAGTTTTCAGGTTCAGCCTGTATATACTTATTGTTCTTATTTTAACGGGTCTTGTAAAGACCTTTGTTTTTCAGAGAGCAATAGTTGATGGCGATTCAATGCTTAATACATTGAATAATGGAGATAATCTAATTGTAAGTAAATTACAGACATTCAGCGGGAAATATAAGAGATTTGATATAGTGGTTTTTCCACACGATAAATCAAATAATATTTTTTATATTAAGAGAATAGTTGGTATGCCGGGTGAGACTGTACAGATCAAGGATGGTATGGTCTATATTGATGATATTCCCCTAATAGAACATTTTGGAAAAGAAAGCATAAATGATGGCGGGATCGCTTCAAATCCGATCATTCTCGGAACTGATGAATACTTCGTTTTAGGTGATAACCGAAATGAGAGTATGGATTCAAGGTCGACGGATGTCGGAAGCATAAAGAAAAAGGAAATAATGGGTAAGGTTGTTTTGAGAATCTGGCCATTGAATTCTTTTGGAACATTAAGGTAA
- the ylqF gene encoding ribosome biogenesis GTPase YlqF, protein MANNSYNWYPGHMTKARRAMEEDVKLVDLLIELLDARCPLATRNPDIDKLGAGKARLVLLNKSDLSDKRVNDRWLEYFKQREITAVLLNAQRGDGMKSINASVEKTCKEKIERNKKKGIINRPMRAMVVGIPNVGKSTFINSYAKRAVAKTGNKPGVTKGKQWIRMSKTLELLDTPGILWPKIDDDYAGFCMAMIGSMNDEIINLDQMSERFIKLMQEKHPDLIEEKYGVKADMSFLTALETIALQRNALRSGGVPDTEKALKFLIDDFRSGKIGHISLEEP, encoded by the coding sequence ATGGCAAATAATAGTTATAATTGGTACCCCGGACACATGACAAAGGCCAGACGTGCCATGGAAGAGGATGTAAAGCTGGTTGATCTTTTGATCGAACTGCTTGATGCCAGATGTCCTCTGGCAACAAGAAATCCTGATATAGATAAATTAGGTGCAGGAAAGGCAAGACTTGTTCTTTTGAATAAGTCAGATCTTTCAGATAAAAGAGTAAATGATAGATGGCTTGAATACTTTAAGCAGAGAGAGATCACAGCAGTTCTTCTTAATGCACAGCGTGGGGATGGGATGAAATCCATCAATGCCTCAGTTGAAAAAACATGTAAGGAAAAAATAGAGAGAAATAAGAAAAAGGGTATAATCAACAGACCCATGAGGGCGATGGTTGTGGGAATACCTAATGTTGGAAAGTCAACATTTATAAACTCATATGCTAAAAGAGCAGTTGCAAAAACAGGAAATAAGCCTGGAGTAACAAAGGGCAAGCAGTGGATAAGGATGTCTAAGACCCTTGAATTACTTGATACTCCGGGTATTCTCTGGCCAAAGATCGATGATGATTATGCAGGCTTCTGCATGGCGATGATAGGCTCTATGAATGATGAGATAATCAATCTGGATCAAATGAGTGAGCGATTTATTAAATTAATGCAGGAAAAGCATCCGGATCTTATTGAAGAAAAATATGGTGTTAAGGCTGATATGAGTTTCCTGACGGCACTGGAGACAATAGCTCTTCAGAGAAATGCTTTAAGAAGCGGTGGTGTTCCGGATACGGAGAAGGCCTTAAAATTCCTTATAGATGATTTTAGAAGTGGAAAGATCGGACATATATCTTTGGAGGAACCGTAA
- the lepB gene encoding signal peptidase I has protein sequence MRRGRRGGLSFYQRKKKISNEHVAEIMSWIFVVLLGFLLAFFVVYTVGIKTTVMGSSMETGLHNGQVIYMNRIIYSFKAPSRGDVVVFKPNGNENAHYSIKRVIAVPGDKVCIADGVLYLNGEAQEDIFTDKIADPGIASDEITLKSDEFFVMGDNVNNSEDSRSPNLGLVMREHLVGQAWLHLAYGNEGVGKVK, from the coding sequence ATGCGTAGAGGACGCAGAGGCGGACTTTCTTTTTACCAGAGAAAGAAAAAAATTTCAAACGAACATGTGGCTGAAATAATGTCCTGGATATTTGTTGTTTTACTTGGATTTCTTCTGGCTTTTTTTGTTGTTTATACTGTAGGTATAAAGACGACCGTTATGGGAAGTTCAATGGAAACAGGTCTGCATAACGGACAGGTTATTTATATGAACAGGATCATATACAGCTTTAAGGCACCTTCAAGAGGAGATGTGGTTGTTTTTAAGCCAAATGGAAATGAAAATGCTCATTATTCGATAAAAAGAGTCATTGCCGTTCCGGGAGATAAAGTATGTATAGCGGATGGTGTTTTATATCTGAATGGAGAAGCTCAGGAAGATATTTTTACAGATAAAATAGCAGATCCTGGAATCGCTTCTGATGAAATCACGCTTAAATCTGATGAATTTTTTGTAATGGGTGATAATGTCAATAATTCAGAGGACTCAAGAAGTCCAAATTTAGGCCTTGTCATGAGAGAACATCTTGTGGGTCAGGCATGGCTTCATCTGGCATATGGAAACGAAGGAGTAGGTAAGGTTAAATAA
- the rplS gene encoding 50S ribosomal protein L19: MNNEAIIKEIEAAQLKAEAPQIKVGDTVRVHNRIKEGEKSRIQIFEGTIIKIQGGSNRSTFTVRKTSNGVGVEKTFPVHSPNVEKVEVVRSGKARRAKLFYLRKLTGKKAKLKEIVD, encoded by the coding sequence ATGAACAACGAAGCAATTATCAAAGAAATCGAAGCAGCTCAGTTAAAGGCTGAAGCACCTCAGATCAAAGTCGGTGACACAGTACGTGTACACAACAGAATCAAGGAAGGTGAGAAGTCCAGAATTCAGATCTTCGAAGGAACAATCATCAAGATCCAGGGTGGCAGCAACAGATCTACATTCACAGTTAGAAAGACTTCTAACGGTGTAGGCGTTGAGAAGACATTTCCTGTACACTCACCTAACGTAGAGAAGGTTGAAGTAGTTCGTTCTGGTAAGGCTAGAAGAGCTAAGCTGTTCTATCTTAGAAAGCTTACAGGTAAAAAGGCTAAGCTTAAGGAAATCGTTGACTAA
- the trmD gene encoding tRNA (guanosine(37)-N1)-methyltransferase TrmD, which produces MHFQVISLFPEMIESAMNTSIIGRAVKNGVISINTVDLKQFSCNSYGSVDDYTYGGGAGMLMQCEPVYNAYLAAMEKLSNKEKKPRVVFTTPQGRVFDEKIAADLAEADDLIFLCGHYEGIDERVLEEIVTDNLSIGDYVLTGGELPSLVMMDAVSRLVPGVLNNKESAETESFNNGLLEYPQYTRPKEWHGKTVPEILLSGDHKKIELYRVRESMKRTAERRPDLYAEWLKNRGIF; this is translated from the coding sequence ATGCATTTTCAAGTCATTAGTTTATTTCCTGAAATGATAGAATCTGCTATGAATACCAGTATAATCGGTCGTGCAGTAAAAAACGGTGTTATCAGTATCAATACTGTTGATCTTAAGCAGTTTTCCTGTAACAGTTATGGTTCTGTAGATGATTATACATATGGCGGCGGAGCAGGAATGCTTATGCAGTGTGAACCTGTTTATAATGCATACCTTGCAGCTATGGAAAAGCTCAGCAATAAGGAAAAAAAGCCAAGGGTTGTTTTTACAACACCTCAGGGCAGAGTTTTTGATGAGAAGATTGCTGCGGATCTTGCAGAGGCTGATGATCTGATATTTCTTTGCGGACATTATGAAGGAATTGATGAAAGAGTTCTTGAAGAAATTGTCACAGATAATCTCTCGATAGGTGATTATGTCCTTACAGGAGGAGAGCTTCCTTCGCTGGTAATGATGGATGCTGTATCAAGGCTTGTTCCGGGTGTATTAAACAATAAAGAATCAGCGGAAACAGAATCCTTTAATAATGGACTGCTTGAGTATCCGCAATATACACGCCCTAAAGAATGGCATGGTAAAACTGTGCCGGAGATACTTCTTTCAGGAGATCATAAAAAAATAGAGTTGTATAGAGTCAGAGAATCAATGAAACGAACGGCTGAAAGACGTCCTGATCTATATGCTGAATGGCTTAAAAATCGTGGAATATTTTAG
- the rimM gene encoding ribosome maturation factor RimM (Essential for efficient processing of 16S rRNA), with translation MSKSYNDERVTAGKITSTHGLRGEVKVYPYLDDPDRFLDFTKVIIRTNRAEFEEEIEKIRFFKNMAIVKFKGIDDINDVMKYRNAEIRVLREEAADLQEGQYFEIDLIGLNVINDDGRDLGELKEIMHTGANDVYIVRSEEGKEILIPAIKQCILEVNIEDGNMKVHLLEGLE, from the coding sequence ATGTCGAAATCATACAATGATGAGCGCGTTACCGCTGGGAAAATTACTTCAACTCACGGTCTGAGAGGAGAGGTCAAGGTCTATCCGTATTTGGATGACCCTGACCGCTTTTTGGATTTTACAAAAGTAATTATCAGGACAAATCGCGCTGAATTTGAAGAAGAAATTGAAAAAATCAGATTCTTTAAAAACATGGCAATAGTCAAATTTAAGGGAATCGATGATATAAATGACGTAATGAAGTACAGGAATGCTGAAATTCGTGTGCTTAGAGAAGAGGCGGCAGATCTTCAGGAAGGTCAGTATTTTGAAATTGATCTTATAGGTCTCAATGTTATAAATGATGATGGTCGCGATCTTGGAGAATTAAAAGAAATAATGCATACCGGTGCAAATGATGTATATATTGTCCGCAGTGAAGAGGGAAAAGAAATCCTGATCCCTGCTATTAAACAATGCATTCTTGAAGTCAATATCGAGGATGGAAATATGAAAGTTCATTTGCTGGAAGGATTGGAATAA
- a CDS encoding KH domain-containing protein: MKELVEVIAKALVDSPEEVTVTETEDDRTINVELRVAPSDMGKVIGKQGRIAKAIRSVVKAASSKESKKVNVEIIQ, translated from the coding sequence ATGAAAGAACTTGTGGAAGTCATTGCAAAGGCTCTTGTTGACAGTCCTGAAGAGGTAACTGTAACAGAGACTGAAGATGACCGTACAATCAATGTGGAACTTCGCGTAGCGCCCTCGGATATGGGCAAGGTCATCGGAAAACAGGGAAGAATAGCTAAAGCTATCCGTTCCGTTGTAAAGGCGGCCTCATCAAAAGAAAGTAAAAAGGTTAATGTCGAAATCATACAATGA
- the rpsP gene encoding 30S ribosomal protein S16, translating to MVKIRLKRIGKKKAPFYRIVVTDSKASCKTPDAIENLGTYDPLQEPALVKINEELAKKWLQNGAQPTDTVTRLFKNAGIIQK from the coding sequence ATGGTAAAGATTAGACTTAAGAGAATCGGTAAGAAAAAGGCACCTTTTTACAGAATAGTTGTTACAGATTCTAAGGCTTCATGCAAGACACCTGATGCTATCGAGAACCTCGGTACATATGATCCGCTTCAGGAGCCTGCTCTCGTAAAGATCAACGAGGAGCTTGCTAAGAAATGGCTTCAGAATGGTGCTCAGCCTACAGATACTGTTACCAGACTTTTTAAGAACGCAGGTATCATCCAGAAATAA